CAGAAAGATTTACAACTGAATAGGAACTAGGTTTCCTCCTCAGCAAAATCATCCGAAGACGTCCTTTGACTTGACATGTATTACAAGGAACCAATGCAGTAGAGTTGTTCTTCAGGCCAAAACAGATCATCATCgaggatacctctccgacaacagGATTTGCTCTTCCACGGTGTACTCCCCACTTGGCTGCTCGGTGTCCCCTTCACTTGCCGTGTCGTCGGTAGAGAGTTGGCCATCATCATCATAGCTCCTAGATTTCGCATCACGCGCAGCTTGCTTCCTCTTGATCCGCAGGTTTTCGAGCGTCATCTCCACCTCTCTCATCGCCGGCCGGTCCTCTCCATTCAACCTCACGCACTTTGCCGCGAGCGCAGCTACCTCCTGGACCTCCCCGTCTTCCTCTTCCATGACCTGAGGATCCAGCAAGTCAGCCAGCACGCCTCCCGTAACCAGTGAGGCAAAATGCAGAACAAGACCATCGCCATCCACAGAATGATAGGCGAGTGGTCTCTTCCTGGTAAGCAGTTCCACGAGAAGGACGCCAAAGCTGAAGACATCGCTCTTGTCTGTTAGACGGCCAGTGTAATAGTACATGGGATCCAAGTAGCCAATTGTTCCTTGAACCGCAGTAGTCACCCCCGTTTGATCAATAGGAACAAACTTTGAAGCCCCAAAGTCCGATACCTTGGCTGTTAAGCTTTCGTCAAGAAGTATGTTGGCAGACTTAATATCTCTATGATACACTGGCATTGAAGCAGCTGAATGTAGATAGGCCAGAGCTGTAGAGATCTCAAGTGCAATCCTCAGTCGGTCGTCCCACGATAGTGATACCGGTCCTTCTACATGCAGATGATGCTCAAGAGTTCCATTTGAAATGAACTCGTAAACCAACAACGGGACTTCTGCCTCGAGACAACATCCAATTAACTTCACGACATTTCGATGGTTGATTTGGGAAAGAATTGCAACCTCATTAATAAAGTCATTGATTTCTCTCTGTACAATAATCTTTGATTTCTTGATGGCTACAACTTGTAGATCCAGAATGCCTTTATACACAATGCCATGTCCTCCACCGCCAACCTCACGAGTTTTGTCAAAATTGTTTGTGGCCTTCTCTAGCTCTGCTAGGGTGATGATCATCCGTTCACCCATATCCGCTCTTTGCGATACTAACTGCTGAAATAGCAACCCATGATTTTGCTTGAAAAActtgtcttttcttttttgggccttctgttGCTTGATCTTACGTGTCACAAAGGGAGCACCAAAAGCCAGAAGCACAAGAATTGACCCACCACTGGCTACTAGGCCTATGCTTAAACCTGCATTATTTTGAGAAATAGAATCACATATTGCATCCGTACCCCATATCTCACTAAAAGGAAACAGTTTGCAGTAAATTTATGTTTTTACCAATTCCTGCGTCACAAGATTTAGCACCAAAGAATAATTTCTACCGCCAACTAAAGGTTTGCGGTATGCAATTAGATTTAGTAAATAGATTTAAGCGGAGTACCATTGTTCTACGCAAATTACCTACTTTTGCTATCTTTATATGTTTGGGACCATAGAGCTTTAGCAATTTTATTTGGCTAGCTAACTAAGCTCTTGTCACTATGATGCTATATTATCTTTATTAAAGCACATAAGCGATTGCTAACCAAGCTAGTTTTCTTTACAGAAAAGCAACTTATCAAACTCTACTGAAAATTTCTGCCTAAAAGTGCTCTACTGAAGCTAAGTTATCATAAAACTTCCCTCCCTGCAGAGGACTATAATTTCTCTTAAAATAATCACTAGTGAATAGAGGCTGCAATGACAAAATGATTACTGGAAACTATCTATTTGAACTCACACAGATGATTAAGAATGAGATTTTTTGGAACAAGGGAGTACTccttccgtaaactaatataagagcgtttagatcactaaagtagtgatccaaacgctct
The sequence above is drawn from the Triticum aestivum cultivar Chinese Spring chromosome 7A, IWGSC CS RefSeq v2.1, whole genome shotgun sequence genome and encodes:
- the LOC123151044 gene encoding wall-associated receptor kinase 2; this translates as MGTRRTVHEHHHLFVEIEIAAAASMERLVHTVAVVAALLLLLLQPLDAAAAATCSTRCGGIGISYPFGIEAGCYRDGFNLTCDHSYRPPKLFLGDGTVEVLEISIPGGTVRVNSSSIALSPAAGAPGKKANSTARYHTWSGLRRGGPFFVSPEKNKFLVLSCSNVQVLLLAEDNSTVNACATYCPPAPGKGQPFQFPLSKDCSGIGCCSAAIPKGYTSYSIQVQPPGNVSEFDADSSVYIAEEGSYNVTHLIFETVKTLPVLLDWVISNSTCGKELPASGCRSTSSSCQNYTSFAYKGYRCRCSAGYEGNPYVVDGCQDIDECAHWELHSCYGTCINMPGTFRCQCPDETNGNPFIKGGCIKNKKSSQGLSIGLVASGGSILVLLAFGAPFVTRKIKQQKAQKRKDKFFKQNHGLLFQQLVSQRADMGERMIITLAELEKATNNFDKTREVGGGGHGIVYKGILDLQVVAIKKSKIIVQREINDFINEVAILSQINHRNVVKLIGCCLEAEVPLLVYEFISNGTLEHHLHVEGPVSLSWDDRLRIALEISTALAYLHSAASMPVYHRDIKSANILLDESLTAKVSDFGASKFVPIDQTGVTTAVQGTIGYLDPMYYYTGRLTDKSDVFSFGVLLVELLTRKRPLAYHSVDGDGLVLHFASLVTGGVLADLLDPQVMEEEDGEVQEVAALAAKCVRLNGEDRPAMREVEMTLENLRIKRKQAARDAKSRSYDDDGQLSTDDTASEGDTEQPSGEYTVEEQILLSERYPR